The nucleotide window TGAGACACGTTCACCTCTTGTAATTGCAGGTAAAGTAGAGGAAGATGTAGAAAATCAAATTTATTTATCTGATATAGTAAGAAACCTTAAGCCTAATGACGATTATGAAACTGATAAATATAAAAGGGATGTATATCTTACTGATAAGGGACTTTCAAAAGTTGAAGATATTTTAGGATGCGATAACCTTTATCATTCTAAAAACTTAGAGTTGCTTACTAAGATAAATTGTGCATTACATGCTGAAGTACTGCTTAAAAAGGACAGAGACTATATTATAAGAAATGAAAAAATTGAAATTATTGATGAATTTACCGGTCGTGTAGCAGACAAAAGGCACTGGCCTCATAATATCCAAGTAGCAGTTGAAGCTAAAGAGGGAATTGTATCTGAATCAAATGGAATAATTATGGGATCTATTGCATTACAACATTATTTGAGTCTATATCCAAGAATATCAGGAATGACGGGAACAGCTAATACAGCAGCAGAAGAGTTAATAGAGTTTTATAATAAGGATGTGGTAGTGATACATACAAGTAAACCATGTATTCGTAAAGATCATCCAAACATGATTTTTGCGAATAAGCTAGCTAAGCAGAAAGCAATCGTTTCTAAAATTAAAAGAGTCCATAAGACAGGACAGCCTATTTTAATTGGTACAGGTAGTGTAGAGGAATCAGAATTGCTCGCACATAATCTAAGAGAGGAAGGTATAAACTGTCAAGTATTAAATGCAAAAAATGATGAAATGGAAGCTAAGATTATTGCTAGAGCTGGAGAAATAGGAGCTGTAACAGTATCTACCAATATGGCTGGTAGAGGGATTGATATAAAATTAGGTGGAGAAAAAGAACTAGATCGTGATAAAGTATGTACCTTAGGAGGATTATATGTAATAGGAACTAGCCTCCATGAAAGCAGAAGAATATACGATCAGTTAAAGGGTAGAGCTGGTCGCCAAGGGGATCCTGGAGAGAGTAGATTTTTTATTAGTTTAGATGATGAACTGATACAAAAATATGATGTATCGAAGTTGATTTCACATAATTATTCCCCAAAGCATGATGAAGTTGTTGAAGATCCTGTTATCCATCAACAGTTGGAAAGAGGACAGAGGATTATAGAGGGCTATAATTCAGATATGAGAAGACAACTGTGGAAATATTCTTTTATTATAGAACAACAACGACGTATCATCCATAATAAACGTCAAGATATTCTTATTGATAAGGTACCACTGAAGATATTATCAATTAAAGCTGCTGAACGATATGATTTTTTTCGTAGTCAAGTAGGGGAAGAAACATTAAGAAAAGTTGAGAAGCAGATTATTTTATATTGTATAAACAAATGTTGGGCTGATTATCTTGATTATATTTCTCACATAAGAGAAACTATACACTTAGTTGTAATAGGAGGAAAAAATCCTCTAGATGAATTTCGTAAAATTGCAATAGAAGCGTTTGATGAGATGATGAATAGAATAGAGCATGAGATAGTTAATACATTTCATGATGTTGAAATTAATGAAGATGGAATAAAGATAGATAAAGCGAGACTGAAAGTACCTTCATCTACTTGGACTTATCTTATAGACGACAGCCCAGATCAGTTTAGTAATCTTCCTCTTTTAGTAAAAACCGTAACTACTACTATTACTGGCACTCTTTTTTCATTACAGTCTATTTATAAACGTATTTTTAAAAAGAAGAAGATATCCAAGTAATTAAATATAAGGGTAATTTTATATTATAATTTAGATAATTCATCATGCTACATTAAAAGTGGCAACTTCTTGTATAAAACTATTAAAATAGTTTAGAAGAGAAAACTATGTGAGATTTAGAATTAGATATTTTATAGCATAGTCGGGAAAGGGGATAATGAGGTTTGCATGGGGGATATAATAACATATTCTTTAAAGCTGAATGATAAAACATCGTATGAATACTATATGAAAGTATCAACTTTTACTGACGAAGTAATGTTTAAGCTTAGTGAGTCCACTGATATATTAGTAAAAGATTTTCAAGATTATATAATAGAAAATGATTGTGAAGCTGTTAGAAGTAAAGATGAATATTCCTTTGAATTATTAACATTAGGCGTTTTATGGATAAAATATATTGATAAAGCTCTTATATTAGGAAAAATTCCAAAAGTGACACTTAATAAACTAGTAGATTTGAGAGGCATAGGTGGTTTTACAAAAATAGCAGTTGATTATATAAGGGGATTCTTAGGTAGATTATTTTTACTTAAAGAAAAAAGTCAACTGAGTCCAATAAATAGAACAGTTGAAAACATGAACAAGTTACTAGATTGGTTAGATGCAACAGGAGAGTTTAATCAAGAAATTAAACGATTAAAACATTGGCAAGACTATCTATCTAGTAAGTCAAAAGAAGAAGCTAGTAATATTATTTTAATAGCTTTAGATTTAGCAAAGTGGTTTGAATATAAAAGTAGAGATAGGCTGGGGTGCTTTACTGAAAATGTAGAAAGATTTCTTACAGGAACTTATAAAAGGCATAAATGGAAAGAAGACAATGTGTATTGTGGACGAAAAAGGATTGAGTATCACTTAAATATGGTAGGAGCAGAGATAATGAATAGAGTATTTAGAGAAGATTTTTTAAAAACTAAGGAAAAGATATTGCTTTTACCTGCATGTATGAGATTTCAATCAAAAAGGAATTGTAAAGCTATTGAAAATGAAGAAGGACAATTGTGTACTGGTTGTACGTCAAAATGTAAAGCAAATCATTTGATTCAAATGGGAAGAAAACATAACTTTAGAGTATTGATTATTCCTCATGAATCTACTGCATTTAAAAATACAAAGATTGAAAAAAATGAAAAAGGAATAGTTGGAGTAGCATGTGTTCTTGGTCTTATTTCAGGAGGTTGGAAAGCAAAAGAGTTAGGATTTGTTCCACAATGTGTTTTGCTTGACTATTGTGGCTGTAAAAATCATTGGCATGAAGAGGGGATAATCACTGACATTAATGTTCATAAGCTTATGGATATATTGAATATATCTAAAGCAGTTGAAGCAGAACATGAGTTATAACATTAGGAATGTAATTAGAATAAATAGTTATACAAATGTAAATATGATAAGGAATATTCCTTATCATATTTTTTATTATATATTACTTTAAGTTTCATCTTTGCTTGATAACTTTTAGTGAAATAATTCTCGTTATATATGGAGAATATTTACAAATATTTAAATAAATAGTATAATCGAAATAAATAAAATGGATGAAGATACTACTTGATAAATCTAGATTACAACTTAAAAAAGCATGAGTTTAGAACAAATGTTAAAGTTATTATACAGGGGTGAAGCTATAATGTATAAGACGTTATCACTTAAAGATGTGTGTGATTATGTAAAGAGTAATACAGATATTTTTAATGGAGATGATACATTAGAAGCAATTGAAGTAAGTGACGGAAATGTTAATTTAGTGTTTAGAGTAATGAATATTAAGGATAAATGTTCTGTTATAGTAAAACAAGCACTTCCATATCTAAAAATTGCTGGAGAGGATTGGAAACTAACATTAGAAAGAAACAAACTAGAGTCTGAATCAATGAAATTCCAGCAAAATCACTGTGAAGAATTCGTGCCAAAAGTATATTATCAAGATGATAAATATGCAACTTTTATTATGGAAGATTGTAGTGATATGAAAATACTAAGAACTGCAATGATGGACTTAGAAGAATATCCTAATTTTCCTAGTCAGATAGGTACATATTTAGCGAGAAATTTATTTTTTACTTCTGATTTTGGACTAGATGCAAAGTCTAAGAAAAAAATGATATCTAAATTTGTAAATCCAGATTTATGTGATATTACAGAAAGATTAGTATTTACAGAACCATATTACAATTGTGACTCGAATGATATTAATCCGTATATAATGGACAATGTTAAGAGAATCTGGGAGGATGAGAGCCTGAAATCAGAAATAGATATTCTAAGACATATATTTATGAATAAATCAGAAGCCTTAATTCACGGTGATTTACATACCGGATCAATTTTTATAAGTCATGAAAAATGTAAAGTCTTTGATAGTGAGTTTACATTTTATGGACCAATAAGTTATGACATTGGATTATTATATGCCAATATTATAATTAACTATTTTTATTGGGAAAAATCACAGAAACATAATGATAAGATAGAAGACTATAAGAAGCATTTACTCAGTAATATAAAAGAAATCTGGAGTAACTTTACAAGAGAATTTATTAAATTATATAAAAATAATTTGAAAATAAAAGTGTTGTCTAAAGAAAGATTTTTAGAATCATATCTAAAGAATGTATTATCAGAAACTATTGGATTTTGCTCATGTGAAATAATGAGAAGAGTTATAGGATTAGCGCATACTCAGGAATTGGATGTTATTACTGATAAGATAAAAAAAGCGAAATTCGAGAAATGTTTATTAGATGTAGCAGAAAAATTATTAATTAACAGAAATTCAATTGATATTAATGAATTTCTTGAAATTATATATACTGGTGAATTGGAACTAAGTGAATCTATAATATAAGAAAAAGCGTGTCTTAATAGACACGCTTTAAAAGCTCATTATAACCATTTATCAAATTTCTTTATATAAGCAACTTTAACTACTTGAGTTACTAAACAGTAAGCTAATAAGATTCCAATTAGCCAAGGAAAATAGCTTATTGGTAGAGCTTGTAGCCCAATTGATGATCCAAAAGAAGTAAAAGGTATAACTATACCTATAGCCATTATTAGTCCAGTAAGAGCTATTACTGGAGTAGAAGCTCTACTTTGAATAAATGGAATTTTTCTAGTTCTTATCATATGAACTACTAAAGTTTGAGATAAGAGTCCTTCAATAAACCATCCAGATTGAAAAAGAGATTGTACTTCTGGAGTATTAGCTTTAAATACATACCACATCACTAGAAAAGTTATAATATCAAATATAGAACTAATAGGTCCAACATAAATCATAAACTTTCCAATGTCATCTGCATTCCACTTACGAGGCACTTTTAAATAATCTTTATCCATGGTATCCCAAGGAATAGATATTTGAGATATATCATAAAATAAGTTTTGCACTAGTAAATGAATAGGCAACATAGGTAAGAATGGTAAAAAGATACTTGCTATTAAAACACTAAATACATTACCAAAGTTTGAACTTGCAGTCATTTTAATATATTTTATTATATTTCCAAAGATCTTACGTCCTTCTATTACGCCTTCTTCAAGAACCATCAAGCTTTTTTCAAGTAAGATTATATCTGCTGACTCTTTAGCAATGTCTACTGCAGTATCAACAGATATACCTACATCAGATTCACGTAATGCAGGTGCATCATTTATTCCATCACCCATATATCCTACAGTATGGCCTTTAGATTGAAGAACTTTTATAATTCTTGATTTTTGTACAGGAGATA belongs to Gottschalkia purinilytica and includes:
- the secA2 gene encoding accessory Sec system translocase SecA2, with amino-acid sequence MSNKLSKLIDFIRNLQNPMEYDLEPYKKVLEEINNIKLRNLSDYQLKELSIRLKKQARDGISHEKLLTESFALVRETSRRVLGMCPFDTQIMAGIALHRDKIVEMKTGEGKTLAATMPAYLNALTGKGVHILTFNDYLAGRDAECMGHIYEFLGLTVGHIKEDMDIYKKQNAYWSDITYVTTKESGFDYLRDFLCMEKEKLVHRPLHYAIIDEADSILIDETRSPLVIAGKVEEDVENQIYLSDIVRNLKPNDDYETDKYKRDVYLTDKGLSKVEDILGCDNLYHSKNLELLTKINCALHAEVLLKKDRDYIIRNEKIEIIDEFTGRVADKRHWPHNIQVAVEAKEGIVSESNGIIMGSIALQHYLSLYPRISGMTGTANTAAEELIEFYNKDVVVIHTSKPCIRKDHPNMIFANKLAKQKAIVSKIKRVHKTGQPILIGTGSVEESELLAHNLREEGINCQVLNAKNDEMEAKIIARAGEIGAVTVSTNMAGRGIDIKLGGEKELDRDKVCTLGGLYVIGTSLHESRRIYDQLKGRAGRQGDPGESRFFISLDDELIQKYDVSKLISHNYSPKHDEVVEDPVIHQQLERGQRIIEGYNSDMRRQLWKYSFIIEQQRRIIHNKRQDILIDKVPLKILSIKAAERYDFFRSQVGEETLRKVEKQIILYCINKCWADYLDYISHIRETIHLVVIGGKNPLDEFRKIAIEAFDEMMNRIEHEIVNTFHDVEINEDGIKIDKARLKVPSSTWTYLIDDSPDQFSNLPLLVKTVTTTITGTLFSLQSIYKRIFKKKKISK
- a CDS encoding DUF116 domain-containing protein, coding for MGDIITYSLKLNDKTSYEYYMKVSTFTDEVMFKLSESTDILVKDFQDYIIENDCEAVRSKDEYSFELLTLGVLWIKYIDKALILGKIPKVTLNKLVDLRGIGGFTKIAVDYIRGFLGRLFLLKEKSQLSPINRTVENMNKLLDWLDATGEFNQEIKRLKHWQDYLSSKSKEEASNIILIALDLAKWFEYKSRDRLGCFTENVERFLTGTYKRHKWKEDNVYCGRKRIEYHLNMVGAEIMNRVFREDFLKTKEKILLLPACMRFQSKRNCKAIENEEGQLCTGCTSKCKANHLIQMGRKHNFRVLIIPHESTAFKNTKIEKNEKGIVGVACVLGLISGGWKAKELGFVPQCVLLDYCGCKNHWHEEGIITDINVHKLMDILNISKAVEAEHEL
- the mtnK gene encoding S-methyl-5-thioribose kinase, coding for MYKTLSLKDVCDYVKSNTDIFNGDDTLEAIEVSDGNVNLVFRVMNIKDKCSVIVKQALPYLKIAGEDWKLTLERNKLESESMKFQQNHCEEFVPKVYYQDDKYATFIMEDCSDMKILRTAMMDLEEYPNFPSQIGTYLARNLFFTSDFGLDAKSKKKMISKFVNPDLCDITERLVFTEPYYNCDSNDINPYIMDNVKRIWEDESLKSEIDILRHIFMNKSEALIHGDLHTGSIFISHEKCKVFDSEFTFYGPISYDIGLLYANIIINYFYWEKSQKHNDKIEDYKKHLLSNIKEIWSNFTREFIKLYKNNLKIKVLSKERFLESYLKNVLSETIGFCSCEIMRRVIGLAHTQELDVITDKIKKAKFEKCLLDVAEKLLINRNSIDINEFLEIIYTGELELSESII